A stretch of the Zonotrichia albicollis isolate bZonAlb1 chromosome 31, bZonAlb1.hap1, whole genome shotgun sequence genome encodes the following:
- the LOC141725765 gene encoding uncharacterized protein LOC141725765 — translation MTGSLWDRVGGHWDPTKQPIAARGGLCTRRGLCTRHGPASLSPNSGISRQPRPRSGPGAGPGPGRRPRSRCCCPEPPGARRDRDLRALGAGVSAGRSRDPPAAPAGAQAGAGDAGERPKLLCHFPPAPGQGTEHDFSFLRLGLTEDEEKPWRSCTRRGCKPSPGSCEEERAPLSQEGGQRSSPSSELVEKPHGREKPHKCLECGKVFSQSSNLIQHQRIHTGERPYQCGECGRSFRQSSGLIQHQVIHTGVRPYKCGDCWKSFRDSSDLIRHQMIHTGEKPYECGECGKSFNQRSHLIQHQRIHTGERPYTCLECGKSYGWSSDLRKHQRSHTGEKPYECPECGKRFQISSTLLRHERIHTDERPFRCPDCGKGFNRKFALVSHQRIHSRERP, via the exons ATGACTGGGAGCCTCTGGGACCGtgttggggggcactgggacccTACT AAGCAGCCAATCGCAGCGAGGGGCGGGCTGTGCACACGGCGCGGGCTCTGCACACGGCACGGCCCCGCTTCCCTTTCCCCGAACTCAGGCATTTCCCGGCAGCCGCGGCCTCGGAgcggccccggggctgggcCCGGCCCGGGCAGGAGGCCAaggagccgctgctgctgccccgaACCGCCGGGAGCTCGGCGTGACCGGGACCTGAGGGCGCTGGGAGCTGGGGTGAGTGCGGGACGGAGCCGGGACCCGCCTGCAGccccggcaggagcccaggccgGAGCAGGGGATGCTGGAGAGAGGCCAAAACTTCTCTGTcacttccctcctgcccctgggcagggaaCAGAGCAC gatttttcaTTCCTAAGGCTTGGCCTGACGGAGGACGAGGAAAAGCCCTGGAGATCCTGCacaaggaggggctgcaaacccagcccagggagctgcgaggaggaaagagcccccctgagccaggaaggcgGCCAGAGATCCAGCCcaagctcagagctggtggagaagccccatggcagggagaagccccacaagtgcttggaatgtgggaaggtTTTCAGCCAGAGCTCCAACCTGATCCAGCACCaaaggatccacactggggaacggccctaccagtgtggggagtgtgggaggAGCTTTAGACAGAGCTCTGGCCTAATTCAGCACCAGGTGATCCACACTGGGGTACGACCCTACAAATGTGGGGATTGTTGGAAGAGCTTCAGAGACAGCTCTGACCTGATCCggcaccagatgatccacactggggaaaagcCCTATgaatgtggggaatgtgggaagagcttcaaccAGAGATCCCACCtgatccagcaccagaggatccacactggggaacggccctacacctgcttggaatgtgggaagagctatGGGTGGAGCTCAGACCTGAGAAAACACCAGCgcagccacaccggggagaagccctacgagtgtcctgagtgtgggaagaggtttcagatcAGCTCCACTCTCCTCAGacatgagcggattcacacagaCGAGAGGCCgttccgctgccctgactgcgggaagggcttcaaccgCAAATTCGCCCTCGTCtcccaccagcgcatccactcCAGGGAGAGGCCCTga
- the LOC102073507 gene encoding class I histocompatibility antigen, F10 alpha chain-like isoform X2, translating to MAAALGLGLLLGLLGHPGGATKVLHSLHYLDVGVSEPSPGIPQYMFIGYLDGIPFVRYDSERGRAEPLTQWMKDGVEPEYWEGQTQIGVGNQHVGARSLENLRERYNQSGGLHTWLRVYGCELLSDGSIGGSQRYSYDGRDFISFDLESGRFIPATSTAEITRRRWEQEGEAERKTNYLKHVCPEWLQKYIRYGQKELERKEPPDVHVSGREEHGMLILSCHVYGFYPNTIAVSWMKGGETLDQETEWGGVVPNSDGTFHTWARIEALPEEREQYRCRVEHPGMPEPGIFAWEPTSGGNLTVVVAVSVIAAILILIAIGFGVWKHQSGRRDRNGYNPAAGKDVGANGLSTGIAA from the exons ATGGCTGCAGCGCTGggtctggggctgctcctggggctcctggggcACCCGGGGGGCGCGACCAAAG TTCTCCACTCCCTGCATTACCTGGATGTGGGGGTGTCAGAGCCCAGCCCGGGAATCCCCCAGTACATGTTTATTGGGTACCTGGATGGGATCCCCTTCGTGCGCTACGACAgcgagcggggccgggcagAGCCACTGACGCAGTGGATGAAGGACGGAGTCGAGCCAGAATATTGGGAGGGGCAGACCCAGATTGGTGTGGGGAACCAGCACGTGGGTGCCAGGAGCCTGGAGAACCTGCGGGAGCGGTACAACCAGAGCGGGG GTCTCCACACATGGTTGCGAGTTTATGGCTGTGAGCTCCTGTCTGATGGGAGCATCGGTGGATCCCAGCGGTACAGCTACGATGGGCGGGATTTCATCTCCTTTGATCTGGAATCCGGGAGATTCATCCcagccaccagcactgctgagatCACCAGGAGGCGCTGGGAACAGGAAGGGGAGGCTGAGAGGAAGACGAATTACCTGAAGCACGTCTGCCCCGAATGGCTCCAGAAATACATCAGATACgggcagaaggagctggagcgcAAAG AGCCCCCTGATGTCCACGTGTCCGGAAGAGAGGAACACGGGATGCTGATCCTGTCCTGCCACGTGTACGGATTCTACCCCAACACCATCGCAGTCAGCTGGATGAAGGGGGGTGAAACCTTGGATCAGGAGACGGAGTGGGGCGGGGTCGTTCCCAACAGCGACGGCACCTTCCACACCTGGGCCAGGATCGAGGCGCTGCCGGAGGAGCGGGAGCAGTACCGGTGCAGGGTGGAGCATCCCGGAATGCCGGAGCCCGGGATCTTCGCTTGGG AGCCAACATCTGGTGGGAATCTCACTGTGGTGGTCGCTGTGTCCGTCATCGctgccatcctcatcctcattgCCATCGGATTCGGCGTCTGGAAACACCAATCCG GGAGGAGGGACAGGAATGGATACAACCCAGCAGCCG GAAAAGACGTGGGAGCCAATGGCTTGAGCACAG GAATCGCCGCCTGA
- the LOC102073507 gene encoding class I histocompatibility antigen, F10 alpha chain-like isoform X1 — protein sequence MAAALGLGLLLGLLGHPGGATKAAPQPRSGTAAMAPALGLGVLWGLLGLLGNPGSATKVLHSLHYLDVGVSEPSPGIPQYMFIGYLDGIPFVRYDSERGRAEPLTQWMKDGVEPEYWEGQTQIGVGNQHVGARSLENLRERYNQSGGLHTWLRVYGCELLSDGSIGGSQRYSYDGRDFISFDLESGRFIPATSTAEITRRRWEQEGEAERKTNYLKHVCPEWLQKYIRYGQKELERKEPPDVHVSGREEHGMLILSCHVYGFYPNTIAVSWMKGGETLDQETEWGGVVPNSDGTFHTWARIEALPEEREQYRCRVEHPGMPEPGIFAWEPTSGGNLTVVVAVSVIAAILILIAIGFGVWKHQSGRRDRNGYNPAAGKDVGANGLSTGIAA from the exons ATGGCTGCAGCGCTGggtctggggctgctcctggggctcctggggcACCCGGGGGGCGCGACCAAAG CGGCGCCACAGCCGCGATCGGGGACGGCTgcgatggctccagcgctggggctgggggtgctctgggggctcctggggctcctggggaacCCGGGGAGCGCGACCAAAG TTCTCCACTCCCTGCATTACCTGGATGTGGGGGTGTCAGAGCCCAGCCCGGGAATCCCCCAGTACATGTTTATTGGGTACCTGGATGGGATCCCCTTCGTGCGCTACGACAgcgagcggggccgggcagAGCCACTGACGCAGTGGATGAAGGACGGAGTCGAGCCAGAATATTGGGAGGGGCAGACCCAGATTGGTGTGGGGAACCAGCACGTGGGTGCCAGGAGCCTGGAGAACCTGCGGGAGCGGTACAACCAGAGCGGGG GTCTCCACACATGGTTGCGAGTTTATGGCTGTGAGCTCCTGTCTGATGGGAGCATCGGTGGATCCCAGCGGTACAGCTACGATGGGCGGGATTTCATCTCCTTTGATCTGGAATCCGGGAGATTCATCCcagccaccagcactgctgagatCACCAGGAGGCGCTGGGAACAGGAAGGGGAGGCTGAGAGGAAGACGAATTACCTGAAGCACGTCTGCCCCGAATGGCTCCAGAAATACATCAGATACgggcagaaggagctggagcgcAAAG AGCCCCCTGATGTCCACGTGTCCGGAAGAGAGGAACACGGGATGCTGATCCTGTCCTGCCACGTGTACGGATTCTACCCCAACACCATCGCAGTCAGCTGGATGAAGGGGGGTGAAACCTTGGATCAGGAGACGGAGTGGGGCGGGGTCGTTCCCAACAGCGACGGCACCTTCCACACCTGGGCCAGGATCGAGGCGCTGCCGGAGGAGCGGGAGCAGTACCGGTGCAGGGTGGAGCATCCCGGAATGCCGGAGCCCGGGATCTTCGCTTGGG AGCCAACATCTGGTGGGAATCTCACTGTGGTGGTCGCTGTGTCCGTCATCGctgccatcctcatcctcattgCCATCGGATTCGGCGTCTGGAAACACCAATCCG GGAGGAGGGACAGGAATGGATACAACCCAGCAGCCG GAAAAGACGTGGGAGCCAATGGCTTGAGCACAG GAATCGCCGCCTGA